Sequence from the Eurosta solidaginis isolate ZX-2024a chromosome X, ASM4086904v1, whole genome shotgun sequence genome:
CGATGTTGCTGGTTGGAAAAAAGTAAGTACTTCTCGGTAGCTATTTATGTACATAGttaaatgcaaaaaattttaggtGTGGGCTGATTACAAAGTGCATCTAAAATCAAAAATGCGACGCAACAAGACAAGCGTTTCCGGAACTGGTGGGGGTCCGTCGGGGGTTGTGGCGTTAACACACCTAGAAGAAGAAGTAAGTAAGCTATTGAGTGCAGATAAGTCCATGAGCGGAACCATTAGCACCTCGAGGTTTGGTGCTAAGCCAAAGTCGGCTTCAATACAACGGAGGGAGAGTCCGGTGGCGCGACGTGAGAGTCCGGTGGTACGACGTGAGAGTCCGGTGGTACAACGTTGGAGTCCGGTGGTACAACGTGGGAGTCCGGTAGCACGAGCAGACAGTTCCGCCGGGTCGGGGAACTCGTGCTCAGATAATGAACATACAGGCTCAGAAGAAAGCGAGCAAGAAGAGCTTCCCACTTGTTCGAACACCGCCAAAACTCCGCGCAGAAAGCAAAGTCTGTTGGAACATCAAGTGTCGAATCAAATCGAGTACCACAAGCGTTCAATAAATTTGCTGAACGAAATAAACTCGAACTTGATAAACATTTAcagcgaaatgaaaaaaaaaacgagagcT
This genomic interval carries:
- the LOC137234560 gene encoding uncharacterized protein: MKAHPDLSKGLLKSANGRNAASNLWKRVTSQLNAVGPPSRDVAGWKKVWADYKVHLKSKMRRNKTSVSGTGGGPSGVVALTHLEEEVSKLLSADKSMSGTISTSRFGAKPKSASIQRRESPVARRESPVVRRESPVVQRWSPVVQRGSPVARADSSAGSGNSCSDNEHTGSEESEQEELPTCSNTAKTPRRKQSLLEHQVSNQIEYHKRSINLLNEINSNLINIYSEMKKKTRATRMPTKAGERKVPLPSNSRQ